In Panicum virgatum strain AP13 chromosome 4N, P.virgatum_v5, whole genome shotgun sequence, a single window of DNA contains:
- the LOC120669303 gene encoding testis-specific gene A8 protein-like, giving the protein MAAAGSGADKENAAPSTSAAAAGPRRHGYGVKSCGVKKRPSRAARWAGRVPLRDITNLVAAAAGPEAPLALGQDAAPPAAAELAKNPEEAVPAVAGAPGAQDGAAAGGAAGKKAAAGGAAAKKAAAAPRYSLRKGFR; this is encoded by the coding sequence atggccgccgccggctccggtGCTGACAAGGAGAACGCCGCTCCTTCGacctcggccgccgcggccgggcccCGGCGGCACGGGTACGGCGTAAAGAGCTGCGGGGTGAAGAAGCGCCCGTCcagggcggcgcggtgggcgggGCGGGTGCCGCTCCGGGACATCACCAacctggtggcggcggccgcggggcccGAGGCGCCGCTCGCGCTCGGGCAGGACGCGGCGCCGCCAGCCGCGGCGGAGCTGGCGAAGAATCCCGAAGAggcggtgccggcggtggcgggagcGCCGGGGGCGCAGGACGGGGCGGCTGCTGGTGGCGCCGCGGGGAAGAAGGCGGCTgctggtggcgcggcggcgaagaAGGCTGCCGCTGCGCCCAGATACTCACTCCGGAAGGGGTTCAGATAG
- the LOC120669304 gene encoding E3 ubiquitin-protein ligase ATL41-like, whose protein sequence is MPGASASTTAQYAGIGVFIAIVLYVVLYYSRSFNSALGLGPDDVAVLPTFTYRSPSPGRGDSRAPPAAAAADCCAVCLDELRDGALVRMLPSCRHYFDAGCVDVWLLSHATCPVCRGSPGPEKVRLGVASLSPPLPQLRRLDAASHERERGEASGAKDAVVSSMSSSPVRSPMHFELMVAMGNGRSAVSPSPTRPRTPDGRMCRTRSPSPSTLDPHDAGV, encoded by the exons ATGCCAGGCGCCTCGGCGTCCACGACGGCGCAGTACGCGGGCATCGGCGTCTTCATCGCCATCGTCCTCTACGTCGTCCTCTACTACAGCCGCTCCTTCAACTCG GCGCTCGGCCTCGGCCCCGACGACGTCGCCGTGCTCCCCACGTTCACGTACCGCTCCCCCTCGCCGGGCCGCGGCGACTCGAGGgccccgcccgcggccgcggcggcggactgCTGCGCGGTCTGCCTCGACGAGCTCCGCGACGGCGCGCTGGTGCGCATGCTGCCGTCGTGCAGGCACTACTTCGACGCGGGGTGCGTCGACGTGTGGCTGCTGTCGCACGCGACGTGCCCGGTGTGCCGGGGCAGCCCGGGCCCGGAGAAAGTCCGCCTGGGCGTCGCGTCCctgtcgccgccgctcccgcagcTGCGCCGGCTCGACGCGGCGTCGCACGAGCGCGAGAGGGGCGAGGCGTCGGGAGCGAAAGACGCCGTCGTCTCGTCCATGTCGTCATCTCCAGTGAGGTCCCCCATGCATTTTGAGCTCATGGTCGCCATGGGCAATGGTCGCTCGGCtgtgtcgccgtcgccgactcGGCCAAGAACGCCGGACGGCCGGATGTGCAGGACAAGATCACCTTCTCCTTCCACGTTAGACCCGCACGACGCTGGAGTGTAG
- the LOC120671311 gene encoding E3 ubiquitin-protein ligase ATL41-like, with amino-acid sequence MSSPTADPSGGGPPAPSISSSNFTLLYIIIAVLVGVILYMAIRYGRSVLAEWRQLQAGGHGATLSGTGIGLSVDDIAALPTFTYRARAASPSPSPLGGRRRSGSKGRAAPGAVECVVCLQELEDGDVVRVLPPCRHFFHGRCIDAWLCAHSSCPVCRAHPEPERARLMEGLLSPPLPQLRRCGVSPERPTASRVLADILARSPLRSSCSTSESKEMIVSKSPSPRPHFGSRSPSPTPPVYAGVCDRCSNPSPPGVSEIDVAPSKSPSPMRFGTIRQLSAVNIGTLESIEVITPASPSPVLIREDGGGSLSKSNSPSPSPH; translated from the coding sequence atgTCGTCGCCCACCGCCGACCcttccggcggcggcccgccggcgccgagcaTTAGCAGCTCCAACTTCACGCTGCTGTACATCATCATCGCGGTCCTCGTCGGCGTGATACTCTACATGGCCATCCGCTACGGCCGGTCGGTGCTGGCCGAGTGGCGCCAGCTCCAGGCGGGCGGCCACGGCGCGACGTTGTCCGGGACGGGGATCGGGCTCAGCGTGGACGACATCGCCGCGCTGCCCACGTTCACGTACCGCGCGcgggccgcgtcgccgtcgccgtcgccgctcggcggcaggaggaggagcggcagcaaggggagggcggcgccgggggcggTGGAGTGCGTGGTGTGCCTGCAGGAGCTGGAGGACGGCGACGTCGTGCGAGTGCTGCCCCCGTGCCGCCACTTCTTCCACGGCCGCTGCATCGACGCCTGGCTGTGCGCGCACTCGTCGTGCCCGGTGTGCCGTGCGCACCCGGAGCCCGAGCGCGCGCGGCTGATGGAGGGGCTCCtgtccccgccgctgccgcagctgCGCCGGTGCGGCGTGTCGCCGGAGCGGCCCACGGCGTCGAGGGTCCTGGCGGATATCTTGGCGCGGTCGCCGTTGAGGAGCAGCTGCTCGACGAGTGAGTCCAAGGAGATGATCGTGTCCAAATCACCATCGCCGAGGCCTCACTTTGGTTCCAGGTCTCCGTCTCCAACGCCGCCGGTGTACGCCGGGGTGTGCGACAGGTGCTCGAATCCATCGCCGCCGGGGGTGTCAGAAATCGATGTTGCCCCATCCAAGTCGCCGTCGCCGATGAGGTTCGGCACCATCAGGCAGTTGTCGGCGGTGAACATTGGAACGTTGGAAAGCATAGAGGTCATCACGCCAGCATCACCGTCACCGGTGCTAATCAGAGAGGATGGTGGTGGTTCGCTGTCGAAGTCGAACTCACCGTCCCCGTCGCCACATTGA
- the LOC120669305 gene encoding probable E3 ubiquitin-protein ligase ATL45, producing MNPAAAALHAPRAHMLSVSVHRSRLLAAGRAAPDDDDVCVCSVILASVVSLMFLCGVLSVLPSPGAIAATKAYVVLGAAAIMLVLTLLAWLVAPGIRALAAPRAPAPAPAPAPAPAPATAPAAPAAAPVRLARRLCACGLADAAGVAAALPAFPYGGPPGAAAADGERRRSGVLCAVCLEDVLAGEMVRQLPACRHLFHVGCVDVWLRAHRTCPLCRCELPPRKPAAAAAGATASAPVVAAGALPLPPI from the coding sequence ATGaatcctgcggcggcggcactacATGCACCGCGCGCGCACATGCTGAGCGTGAGCGTGCACCGGTCGAGGCTGCTGGCGGCGGGCCGCGCGGCGCCGGACGATGACGACGTCTGCGTCTGCTCCGTGATCCTGGCCTCCGTGGTGTCCCTGATGTTCCTCTGCGGGGTCCTCTCCGTGCTCCCCAGCCCCGGGGCCATCGCCGCCACCAAGGCCTACGTCGTCCTCGGCGCGGCCGCGATCATGCTCGTGCTCACGCTCCTCGCCTGGCTCGTCGCGCCGGGGATCCgggccctcgccgcgccgcgggctccggctccggctccggctccggctccggccccggccccggcgacGGCTCCCGCGGCCCCGGCCGCGGCGCCCGTGCGCCTGGCGCGGCGCCTCTGCGCGTGCGGGCTGGCGGACGCGGCGGgggtcgccgccgcgctgccggcgTTCCCGTACGGCGGCCCCCCCGGAGCCGCGGCCGCGGACGGCGAGCGCCGGAGGAGCGGCGTGCTGTGCGCGGTGTGCCTGGAGGACGTGCTCGCCGGGGAGATGGTGCGGCAGCTCCCCGCGTGCAGGCACCTCTTCCACGTGGGCTGCGTCGACGTGTGGCTCCGCGCGCACCGGACCTGCCCGCTCTGCCGCTGCGAGCTCCCGCCGCgtaagcccgccgccgccgccgctggtgcgACGGCCAGCGCGCCCGTCGTCGCGGCGGgagcgctgccgctgccgcctatTTGA
- the LOC120670576 gene encoding probable E3 ubiquitin-protein ligase ATL45, with the protein MLTLHPRVVVARAAEDGGGGHDEGRACYFVVVACVSLLLFVVLAAATGSVARACAITATVALLLGLAGWAAPAWDGAPAAAAGLHQAGVGSAPVRLVAHRRCACGLADAAVGALPAFAYEPPPPAAAKGGDGGSVLLCAVCLEDVRAGEVVRQLPACRHLFHSDCVDAWLRAHRTCPLCRCDLSPRSLTAKAAAVESAADALPPV; encoded by the coding sequence ATGTTGACGCTGCACCCGAGGGTGGTggtggcgcgcgccgccgaggacggcggcggcggccacgacgaGGGCCGCGCCTGCTACTTCGTCGTGGTGGCCTGCGTCTCGCTGCTGCTCTTCGTCGTGCTGGCCGCCGCGACGGGCAGCGTCGCCAGGGCCTGCGCCATCACCGCCACGGTCGCGCTCCTGCTCGGGCTCGCCGGCTGGGCCGCGCCCGCGTGGGACggtgccccggcggcggcggcggggctgcacCAGGCCGGAGTCGGCAGCGCTCCGGTGCGCCTGGTGGCGCACCGCCGCTGCGCGTGCGGCCTGGCGGACGCGGCCGTCGGCGCGCTGCCGGCGTTCGCgtacgagccgccgccgcccgccgcggcgaagggcggcgacggcggctccgTGCTGCTGTGCGCGGTGTGCCTGGAGGACGTGCGggccggcgaggtggtgcgGCAGCTGCCGGCGTGCCGCCACCTCTTCCACTCCGACTGCGTCGACGCCTGGCTGCGCGCGCACCGGACCTGCCCGCTCTGCCGCTGCGACCTCTCCCCGCGGAGCCTCACCGCCAAGGCCGCCGCAGTGGAGTCCGCGGCCGACGCCCTGCCGCCGGTGTGA
- the LOC120670331 gene encoding RING-H2 finger protein ATL39-like, with product MSSAEHPWQAQAFGDAVAARRSALVLASYPVLLLLVILAAFVRYLWVALAMYCALLFVLSCAARTFGAGPAAADGGEEEARAGRGGLSAAAIAAAAPAFPYEPPAAPAPGDCPVCLEAMKAGEPARRLPACAHAFHVGCIDMWLDSHATCPVCRSHVVPRKGGKEPPEGPALPPSTEPPV from the coding sequence ATGTCGTCGGCGGAGCACCCGTGGCAGGCGCAGGCGTTCGGCGACGCGGTGGCCGCGCGGCGCAGCGCGCTGGTGCTCGCGTCGTACCcggtgctgctgctcctcgtcATCCTGGCCGCGTTCGTCAGGTACCTGTGGGTCGCGCTCGCCATGTACTGCGCGCTCCTCTTCGTGCTCTCGTGCGCCGCCCGCACCTTCGGcgccgggccggccgccgccgatggcggcgaggaggaggcgcgggccggccgcggcgggctctcggcggcggccatcgccgcggccgccccggcGTTCCCGTAcgagccgccggccgcgcccgcgcccggggACTGCCCGGTGTGCCTTGAGGCGATGAAGGCTGGGGAGCCGGCACGGCGGCTGCCGGCGTGCGCACACGCGTTCCACGTCGGCTGCATCGACATGTGGCTCGACTCGCACGCGACGTGCCCCGTGTGCAGGAGCCACGTCGTGCCGCGGAAGGGCGGCAAAGAACCGCCCGAGGGGCCCGCGCTGCCGCCGTCCACCGAGCCGCCGGTGTAG
- the LOC120668990 gene encoding protein FAR1-RELATED SEQUENCE 5-like, with product MYFNTSDAAKDYYNSYARHTGFSIRIDTSRESKKANEKTKYIYVCQKAGVNKKEKVADDGPITEKKIVRQRRSDYVDRTHCPACMIVRKTSPGHWEVVNFEREHNHECLRKFSLTKYLKSHRDIPAEEKEFIKLLHGCCITTTRAYQIMAELYGGIENCLYTEGDAKNLRVEYRAEYRGKDVKAALEYIEELKKKDPEFYYSYTLDEFDRVENMFWVDGAARRAYELYSDCLSFDTTYLTNAYNMPCAPFIGIDRNGITIQLGCGFLRNEKTEGFVLLFTEFKKAMGGKDPTNIISDQDIAMKAAIAEVFVSSVHRNCRWHIMENARKTMGPFLDSKGDGKQELADDFKDCIDNSFTLAEFEQKWQAFLDKYELNNDERFQHLYDMRHCWIPEYFMHCFFPFLQTIARSEGFNAVLKRYVNPKNSILNFVQQYKKIEQRIFSKQDLQEAATATKVPHYLTGHPMEHQMKKAYTRRLFNVFQHELQLSSSYYVVRVEGDDLIDVVPYRHCPDLLYGTRTFRVMSSRVEGLYSCTCCKFERDGVLCCHILKVFDALVVREVPDRYILPRWSVEPVVDSGVEIAANEPLQEAQITDHGKHVIRYSSMCTNFNKIVRPFIADDEGYAIVSKQVSALQSKLVALGKRRASSVLPGLECEQVDIE from the exons ATGTATTTTAATACTTCTGATGCTGCCAAAGACTATTACAATTCCTATGCCCGTCATACAGGTTTCTCTATAAGGATCGACACATCCCGTGAGTCGAAGAAGGCCAATGAAAAGACAAAGTATATCTATGTTTGCCAGAAGGCTGGGGTCAACAAAAAAGAGAAGGTTGCTGATGATGGGCCAATAACTGAGAAAAAGATTGTGAGGCAAAGGCGCAGTGATTATGTAGATAGGACGCACTGCCCAGCTTGCATGATTGTGAGGAAGACATCCCCTGGACACTGGGaggttgtgaactttgaaaggGAGCACAACCATGAGTGTTTAAGAAAATTCTCGCTCACAAAATACTTGAAGTCCCACAGAGACATACCAGCTGAAGAGAAAGAGTTCATCAAGTTGCTCCATGGATGCTGCATCACGACAACTCGTGCTTACCAGATAATGGCTGAGTTGTATGGAGGTATTGAAAACTGTCTATACACCGAAGGTGATGCTAAAAATTTGCGTGTTGAGTACCGCGCTGAATATAGAGGTAAAGATGTGAAGGCGGCGCTTGAGTACATTGAAGaattgaagaagaaagacccgGAATTCTATTATAGTTACACTCTTGATGAGTTTGACAGGGTTGAGAATATGTTTTGGGTGGATGGTGCAGCAAGGAGAGCTTATGAGCTGTATAGTGATTGTTTGTCCTTTGACACTACTTATTTGACCAATGCCTACAACATGCCATGTGCTCCTTTCATAG GGATTGACAGGAATGGTATAACAATCCAGCTGGGTTGCGGCTTTCTGAGGAATGAGAAGACTGAGGGTTTTGTCTTGCTGTTTACTGAGTTTAAGAAAGCAATGGGCGGCAAGGATCCTACAAATATAATATCTGATCAAGATATTGCGATGAAGGCTGCTATCGCAGAGGTATTTGTCAGTTCAGTTCATAGGAATTGCCGTTGGCACATTATGGAAAATGCTAGAAAGACAATGGGTCCTTTCTTGGATAGCAAGGGGGATGGTAAGCAAGAGTTGGCGGATGACTTCAAGGATTGTATTGACAATAGCTTCACGCTGGCAGAGTTTGAGCAGAAGTGGCAGGCTTTTCTGGATAAATATGAGCTCAACAATGATGAGAGGTTCCAACATTTGTATGACATGAGACATTGTTGGATCCCTGAGTATTTCATGCATTgtttcttccccttcctccaaaCAATAGCACGGAGTGAAGGCTTCAATGCTGTCCTGAAGCGCTATGTCAACCCAAAGAACTCGATACTCAACTTTGTGCAGCAATATAAGAAGATAGAACAAAGGATTTTCAGCAAacaagatttgcaagaggcggcCACAGCCACGAAGGTCCCACACTACTTGACGGGGCACCCTATGGAGCATCAGATGAAGAAAGCGTATACAAGGAGGTTGTTCAATGTGTTTCAACACGAGCTGCAGTTAAGTTCGAGCTACTATGTTGTTCGTGTTGAAGGGGATGACTTGATAGATGTTGTTCCGTACAGACATTGCCCTGATCTGTTGTATGGGACACGGACATTTAGGGTCATGTCGTCCAGGGTGGAGGGCTTGTATAGCTGCACTTGTTGCAAGTTTGAGAGAGATGGAGTGCTTTGCTGCCACATATTGAAGGTTTTTGACGCCCTTGTAGTCCGCGAGGTGCCTGATCGATACATTCTCCCTCGATGGTCAGTTGAGCCAGTGGTTGATAGTGGGGTGGAAATTGCCGCTAACGAGCCTCTTCAAGAAGCCCAGATTACAGACCATGGGAAGCATGTTATACGTTACAGCAGTATGTGCACAAACTTTAATAAGATTGTGAGACCTTTTATAGCTGATGACGAGGGGTATGCCATAGTATCAAAACAAGTGAGTGCCCTACAATCTAAGCTTGTTGCTTTGGGGAAAAGGAGAGCGTCAAGTGTTCTTCCGGGGCTGGAGTGTGAACAAGTTGATATTGAATAA
- the LOC120669306 gene encoding uncharacterized protein LOC120669306, with protein MATPPDRKPLIFEPPEFLDVPLVPNEKEVFNDIVEKEFKGAKDTTATQILGDGHTEAMHKAAVEKRVDNLKDSKGFKDAPDAPSFSLGFTDDEDSQEMDKGQLATEDELYSIICRHTRHKEGTIFFESKEITLTAHEVAAGMVMGRSLGTNAMHLGTYVLSQDPRKKRTKIMSPWVSIQMMTGPMNSNIVKNAFEFRDSNYEMILFPVHQENIVQPGGDGHWFAFAVNIPDKKFQIIDSLRNSDNAELRWKANPVRAKVITLWNKYTSKVQGCKIPTIYNFEMQFIEGYKQFGIHDCGLFTLKAIEHWDTTSQI; from the exons ATGGCTACACCGCCCGATAGGAAGCCTTTGATCTTTGAACCACCTGAGTTCCTCGATGTGCCGCTCGTGCCCAATGAGAAGGAAGTCTTCAATGATATTGTCGAAAAGGAATTTAAAGGGGCGAAGGACACG ACTGCAACCCAAATACTTGGTGATGGGCACACGGAAGCTATGCATAAAGCAGCAGTAGAAAAG CGTGTCGACAACTTGAAGGACAGCAAAGGTTTCAAGGATGCACCCGATGCTCCAAGCTTCTCACTGGGATTTACAGACGATGAGGATTCTCAAGAAATGGACAAGGGTCAACTTGCAACAGAAGATGAACTGTACAGCATCATATGCAGACACACCAGGCACAAAGAGGG CACAATATTCTTTGAATCCAAAGAGATAACACTTACAGCACATGAGGTAGCAGCGGGCATGGTTATGGGGAGATCGCTAGGCACCAACGCCATGCATCTCGGGACTTACGTGCTGTCACAGGACCCTAGAAAGAAGAGGACAAAGATAATGTCCCCATGGGTGTCG ATCCAAATGATGACAGGGCCCATGAACAGCAACATTGTCAAGAACGCTTTTGAGTTTCGCGATTCAAACTATGAAATG ATACTCTTTCCCGTGCACCAAGAGAATATAGTGCAGCCGGGCGGCGATGGCCACTGGTTCGCATTTGCTGTAAATATTCCAGATAAGAAGTTTCAAATCATAGACTCTCTAAGGAACAGCGACAATGCTGAATTGAGATGGAAAGCCAATCCGGTGCGTGCAAAAGTGATTACCCTATGGAACAAGTACACATCTAAGGTTCAGGGGTGCAAGATTCCCACCATTTACAACTTTGAGATGCAGTTCATTGAGGGGTACAAGCAATTCGGGAT TCATGACTGCGGTCTGTTCACCCTCAAGGCTATAGAGCACTGGGACACAACCTCCCAAATATGA